In Geotrypetes seraphini chromosome 11, aGeoSer1.1, whole genome shotgun sequence, the genomic window cagtgttttgtatcagttgaagtTTTGTCATTAATTTCACAGAAATACCTGAgagtagagcattgcagtagtctagtagtgaTGATATGATTGACTGCACTAGTGTCCTTCAATGCTGTTGGAAGAAGTAGGGTCTTATCCTTAGTTTTTGTAGTATAAGAAAGGATTTTCAGATGGGCTTTGGGGCACTTACCAcagtggcagccgctagcacagctttgtaaaaggggggagagttAATGAGTTATCTAAAGTGACTCCCAGTACTTTGGAGGTTTTCTAATTGTTGAAGCTGGTTCCACTTATCAGAGTAATAGTAGATAGGATTTAGGTGTATGTGTTGCCTAAACCATaatagattgggggggggggtttcagtgttTAATTTGCGATGATATCTCTTCGTCCATTCTTGCATTTTAGTTAGCATTCTGGACAATATTGTAATCATGCTTGCTTGGTTCAGACTCGCAGGGATTAGTAGAAAGACATCATCTGCGTGAGAAGATTCATTCTCCTGGTCTGAAGCTTATCAAGCACAATGTGGTCATGAAGATGTTATAGAATAGTGGTGAGATgcgagatccttgtggtactccacatgttGGAGACCAGTAGTCAGAGAAGGCTCCATGTTTTAACTCTCTGTAGCATCTTTgtcaggaagccttggaaccattgTAATACCATTCCTGAGATTCCTATTTCAGCTAGTCTGTTTAGCAgtagagagtggttgatcatgtcaaatgctgctgagacATCCAACAATAGTTGTAACATTTGGTTACCTGTGCTGAATACTGATTTAACCTCTTGATGTCAGATCAATCAAGTATATTTCTGTACTGTGTTAATTTCTGAACCCATGTTGGGAGGGTAATAGTAAATTCCATTTTGAAATATAATCTTTTAGTTGGGTGGCGACTATAAACTCTATCAACTTTGTCATGGATGATATGCTTGCTACCAGTCTGTAGCTTGTAGCTTGGGATAGGTCTAGGTCTGCTTTTTTAGGGGTAGGTGTAAGTAGAATTTCCCCAAATTTCTCTGAGAACCATCCTTGCCCTAGTGTAGAATTAATCATCTCAACTAACCAATTCAGTATTTCTTCCGGCATATCTCGGTATAGGTGGGATGGACATAGATCCAGTTGGCATTCCGTTTCAGATAGCCTATTCACCAGAGATCTTAATTCTGTTCTTGTTCCAGTATTAAATGCTGTCCATGTTCGATCCATTGCtcggtatgatggaccactggtctgacccagcagcggcaattcttatgttcttattgctttCAGAAATAGTATCCTCTAGTTGATTGTCTGCCTTgttattaaataatttaaatatattctCTTATTTTATTCTCAAAGTAAAgagttgggttggggggggggaatttgcaGCATTTTTTGCTGTGCACTAGAAATTTTGAACTAATTCCTTAAGTCTGGTTTGTCTACCCAATCATATCTAAGTAatatttttgtttgtatgttaTAATATGCATGTTGTTTTCTCCATCTGTCTCTAAGCACGTGATCTCCCGATTTTCTCCAGGCTCTTTTTAGCTTTCAGCATTCTCTTTTCAGGCTTCTGGCTTCTCGCTTCTGGGTACTTTCCTCTCCACTAGTGGAGCTATTAATTCTAATGTGATTTTCTGTGGATTCCATccatttttgatcatttttgtctGGATTTGGGTTTGTCATTTCCCAGAACATTTGGGCATCGATTTTTCCCTCTAGATTTAATGGCTTTTCTTTTTGGTCATGGATTGGTATGTGATGGTTTGCGATTTAAGTTGAATCTACATATctagtggtctgaccatattaGTGGTGACCATTCAATAAAGGACAGCAGTTTTGGATCATTTGCTATAACCGTGAGTAGGgccagttctttccaatctttccgtacatttctaaaaacttttctatttgccaaacattttgaaaactaatttcttttgtttttactttctttagtttttatttaattgttataaactgagtcgagcttccttaggttgatgacccagtatataaagttaagctttagtttagtttagaaatgaGAGAATGTCGAGGCATTGGTTAAGTTCCTTAACATTCTCATTTATGGTCAcgttaaagttttttttaaagaaggctCCCTACGAATGCGTAACAGGACATTGTTCCTGGTAAAATGTGCTAAGAAGTAAAAGGCAAATCTAAGATTTGGCAGCACCAATTGACAGTCATTAAACTGTCCAACAGTTGGTATATAAAGTAACTACGTTATATTTGAAAAAATCagctcaatagtagactatgaaGGTGGGATTAGGGAGGTGAATAGTTGAGTTAGTTGTGCTTAATATACTGCTCTTCCAAAATATCAGAGGGGTGTACAATTTAAAAGCAgcataaaaaggaagaaaagaacgACATAAGAATAAAAGGAAGTAGCCTGAACCAAGATTAATGCTGAGGCCGATCAGGTAGACTTTCAAGGTCCTGGCTTTCACTACATCTCTGAGTTTATCCCATGCGTTATTGAATTACAGCTGGAAAGAGAGCAACTCGGAGAATAATTGCTGGAATTATGGCGGATCCATGAAAACTCCTGCCAGCAAGTATCCTTGTAACCAAAACTATGGCAGAATTCAAGTGTGCTTAGTACAGATAGATAGAGCAAGGGGAGGGGGTGCTGGGGGGCAATAACCAGAGATCCAGTATAGTCTTTGGTGACATTGTAGGTAGGGGAACGTAAATGGTGCTTATGACTCGATGGGATCAGCAGTTGCTGCTTGTTTCCTTTTTGCAGCACGAGGAATGGAAGACCCGGGCTCCAAGGTGTGTGGCTATATGGGTCTGGATGGCATGGCTACCAGCCACACTGAAACGCAGAAACTGAGCTTTGAAGAGCAGGCAGACTGTAAGGTAAATCCCCATCATAGAGCTCTAGGTGGTACCATCACAATGTCGGTCAGTGCCCAAAGGCTTGTCTGTGTGTCAAAGAATGTGGAAGTTGCGAGTTCGATCCCagccagctccttgtgactctgggcaagtcacttaatcctcctttgcCTGCCAGGACATCTAGGGGAAAAtactaaagtacctgattactattcagtgtattgtaaaacgctttgggtgaatctcttcatgaaaaggcgattgataaatccaaataaataaaatataggcATGCCCACTTATGACAGGTGTTTCCAATCGCTTTTTCATAAATTCCAACATGTGCAATTGCTAATATTTTATAAGGTGTGCATGTTACTTGGCGACATGCCTGTGGCTTACTCATGCTCTGCCCACGTGCATACCCCCTTGCGGCTACGAGCTATAGCACTTAGGTGCTATcttatagaccaggggtgggcaacgagggctggaatccagtaggattgtcaggatttccccaatgaatatgcatgagatccatttgcatgcagtgggaggcagtgcatgcaaatagatctcgtgcatattcattgggaaaatcttgaaaacccaactggattctggccctcattgCCCACCCTTGTTATAGACTTATGACTGGGGCGCTACCAATGGGTTCAAGACATGCCTAACTGCTCATGTGttgttataaaattgcctttTACACGTTCCATCTCATCTTGGCTTTTTGAGTTGTCTATGTATAAGTAGGGTCATCATGTTGTCGTTTCCCACCTCCTCATACactctatgctgtctattaagatgttttaaggGCCTCAGCATGAATACGAGAGAGCTGCAAggaccaccaaaagatttcaagcttacacatactactaattttgtaaactaccttgacctgcttgttcagagtGGATATTAAACATGAAAACTGAATACTAATTTTGATTGTACAGCACTTAGGGATATAATTTAAAAACTGTCTTTATTTTGGTAaagtcaacagtagcaaattccataaatgagacacctgagtaacacacatAAGAGATTGTTTGTTTGAGGTTACTCTTTCAAGTGGCCAAGATTGAAATTATCGCATTTGAAGGATTTGAAGGGCATTTAaaccaactgtttgagggctgcaATGAAAGATTTTGGGGCCACAAGCGGCCCTGGGGTCGTATCTTGGAGACCACTGTCTTAATGTGTACTGTTTTGAAATActgtcaaccaccctttcttcaccgaaagggtggttgaccgctggaataatcttccacaacaggtaattgaggacagcagcgtgccagattttaagaaaagatgggattggcatgtgtgatctcttcatggaggtagttagggggtgggccattggtgtgggcagactagatgggccgtggcccttttctgccgtcattttctatgtttctaatgtagaAAAAATAACCGAGAAATTAAagcagataaaaaccatatggccTGTCCAGTCTGCTcttccatgccatctactatcatCATATACAgtacaggtctccctccatatttgcgggggttaggagcAAAACCAGCCCACGAATAACTTTAGGGCTGacactgacccacccccgcctccctcctacctcccagacctctccactgTACATACTTTTTAAAGCCCGGTGGTCTAGCAGTAAAgcgggggcaggagcgatcttcctacgttcctgccccatgcagagctgggaacaaaaatggctgccatgagttcccgcgaGACTAttggaactcacagcagtcatttttgttcccagttctACACAGGGCAGCGTAGGAAGATCaatcctgccccgcttcactgctagaccaccaggttttaaaaaaaCAGTGAGTAAGTagagaggtctgggaggcggAGGGGTGGGTCTCCCAGATGAAAACTACAAATAACCAAAGTCATGAGTTCCgaacccgcaaatatggagggggatgtgtatatcattatttgaatatgtttattgctgtaattgtctatttgCCTATGTTTGACTTATTTTGCCTTGGGTGAATTACTTCAAAAAGACCGTAACTAAATCCTTGTAAAGAAAGAAAAGCAGGTTGTCTTTGGTGATTAACAGACTACAAAAATAATCATCATTCTTAATTTTCTGTTGCAGAAATTCAGTTGTGCAAAAGCCTTATACATTTCTGATGCTGATAAGAGGAAACATTTTCAACTGATTTTGAAACTTTACTTCAGCAACGGACAAGAAATTGGCACTTTTTATAGCAAAATGATTAAAGTGATTTCCAAACCTTCTCAAAAAAAGCAGTCACTGAAGAATGCTGACTGTGAGTTACAGAGACACAATGATTGCGTACATGAGTTCTCGCTATGTTATGGACAAAGCAAAATGTTTTTCTCAAgtctataaattaaaaaaatgcttttcatTTCCTGTGGTAACTCGTATAATTGGTATCGTCCTTTAGATCTGCAGATAAAATCTTCTGGAGCTTAGCAGCCTGATATAAAGATAATGAATTAACAACTTGCTTAGATTTGATCTTGATTGCTGAGGGAAAAGGGACAGTTATCAAACCTTTGTCAGGCTTAGATCTCTGTGACAGAGAAATTTATAGCTAAGGAATCAAGCTGGAACCATAAAATCGATTTCGAGACCGCATAACCTTACAGTTCTAtggggtttacaaaagattaaaatggAAATACAACAAGTGGAATTGCTACAGCCTATCCAAcgatcccattgtttgcaggatatctactgtaaagcctggccagtaacatcctcatattccaagttcgtGGAGTTcctattgatgccctccccagcccatcctacaccaaatcaccatatatggcaCACAAACCATACAattctgtccaatactggccttagtgctttaatttataccatttgttttctaattagagatcccacactttttttgaattccaccatctccctcgggagagcattccaggcattcaccaccctctccatgaaaaataatttcctaatattactcctaagtcttcctccctgcaacttcaagttatgccctctaggtttaccattttcccttctctggaaaagatttggttctgtttcaatacctttcaagtatttaaatgtcccaattgtatttaAATAATCCAATTGTGTGATAACAAGGAAGGGATTGGACCAATAAgttaaaatgaccaaatttttACAAAATCTTATCCATCATACCTGTCTTAAGTTAAAAAATCACTTAGTTTGACAATGAATATATGACTCAAAAGAGTCAACCCTACTAACTTAATGTTGTTTGTAAGAGCTACATTACCTGATAACAAATGTTCTAATGATCCCATCGCCAACATTTTTGTTCTATTCAAATTCAATTTCAACCAACATTCATAAGctctaaattaaattaaatcaataTCTGTCTGAACAATTAAGGTGACATTATTGTTTTTGTATGTTATATGAATTATAACATAATAGTGTTTGCATACATGTAAATATTAACTCCCAAAGGAAATAAAactttccccaaagagctcatcggCCAAAGGCCCTGATAAAAAAATACACTTTGGAATCCCATGTGCAAGAGGTAAAGGATAGCGATAAGAGTCTACCTGGTTAGAATGGACAGATAGATGTAGAAAGGTTAGCAGAATTTAGAGAAGTAACAGATtgggtaacacagtaataatgggtgatttcagttACCCTGACATTGACTGGATATCAATATCACACAGGACTCCAGATTCTAATTTTCCTTGTCGCTTCCTCCCTAAATGGAAAACCAGCTCTGAGTGGTTCCACTCAAAAGAGCGGTGAAATGGCCTTGTACATACCTTGTACAACCCTAACTACCACCTTACTGGGTAGATTGGATAAGccgcttctgctttttttttaatgctgtaatcTGTGTTGGTTGCATCCCTCGGTGCCACCCAGAATTTCATCTAAGTCTTGTTCTTTGCAGTGTGCATTTCCTCTGGATCCAAAGTTTCTCTGTTTAATCGCCTGCGCTCTCAGACAGTAAGCACACGCTACCTGTCGGTGGAGGGAGGGACATTCATAGCCAGTGCCAGGCAGTGGGCATCATTCCTGCTACACCATGGTGAGACAATTCCCTACTTCCTGTTTGCTGGCAGACAGATGCAGCAGGCTCAGCCATAGGGCCTGTATAACTAGTCAATTCATTAGTAGTATAGATTTCATATAatactctacagcaggggtgtccaaccttttggcttctctgggactcattggccaaaaaaatgtttctggagctgcacaaacgcgcaaatgctgcagcaagacagaggagggagctggcaaggtggtaaacacccgggggcagcggaGGAAAACACTTCATCACCcatgaccggggccgcacaaaatacttcactgggccgcatgtgaccctcgggccacaggttggacacccctgctctacagtataCTTGGCATACAACTACAGTGAGTCCTTATTTCATAGACTATGAGACTTTAAAACGTGCAAAAACCTACCTAAGTCCTGCTAgctgggatgtccaagtgccaataatcaaaaccaactttctggatgttcagcagcacttctaagctgctgagTTTAGAGCTCAAAGGGGAATATTGGGAAGTGTATTTGGGGTGGGCAACGTGTGGGCTTAGACCTggacatcctgcagggataaccaAAGCTTTCCCAGGACTGTCCTAGGCAGAACTTAGACGTagggagttagacctgttttagttgcatctaagttccataaaggtgcccaaactgacaagaagaccactggagggtttaaggcctgaccccccccccttacacacacacacgcacttactcctccagtggtcaccacccaaaagaggggaaaaaatgtaggcttcccatcagctgaatcagaaaggagaaaaaaaaaatatttttctctccCTCACACCTGatccacacacacacctcccccaGAGCTCCCCCCAACATCTCCAGACCCCTGCAATttccagacccctccccccccccgacattcccCAACATCTCTGGGCCTTCGACATTCCCCATCATCTCTGCCCACCCCCGTACCTTCCACTGACAAAtcggcccactccctcctgtctatAGGGCTGCGTGCTCAGAATGATGGGCCTAcctcctcccaatgcatcttggaatGCAGTGTGAGTGGCCTAAGGCCTTCATTGGCTCAAAATCGTAGTGGTGctttaatattgtgttttcaatctctAGGGTCAGACAGGTTCCctagagtcctgcagagcttgcctatcCTTCACTATTGAACATGTGAgcaaaacagcaccccccactggcaggactgtagttGAAGGGCTCCCACTCGGCTTAGAGGGAAGAGTGTTATCAAGATATTCAGAAGCACTATAAAGATAGTATAGAGAATATCTGGATATCGGGCAGCATTATCTAGATAAGTCTTTTTGACGATTGACCCAGTATGTGTTTAGCAAGGTCAGAAGAATGCCTGGTTTTGATGCCATGTTTCGTGGCTCAGATAGAGAGAAATCTTTAAACAAGCCCTAGTCTGTGTCTTCTCCATTAGTAGAGGAGGAATGCTATTGTCTTGCTGATCTAGGTGGAGGTAATATTACTCTGAGCGACGAGGCCTCTGTCAGTCATTGCATCCACTTCTGTTTGGATCCTGATCATTTCGCCATCACTGCTGGGTGTTCTGGACTTCCACTTTCCTAGTGTAACCCTGGAAAGTCACATGCAATGTCCATGTTTCAGCGGTGTAACCTTGCAAACTACAATATTTGTATCAGAAATCTGCTGCTCGTTATTAGTGACAAAATTAGGGAATCAATGCTGATTTATATGAAAGAATTCAATATGCTAATGAAGCTTTATTTAATACGGTAGGGTGTGAAAGGAGGAGGGATGGCCTTATTCCAAACTGTCGAACTTCTGCTGTTCTTGGTTGGAAAGGGAGGGATGTGTTATTCCATTAAATCTACTTTTAGGATTTGCCGGGTACTTAATGACCCAGAGCAGCCACTGTTAGAGAAGGTTGCTGGGCTTAGTGACCTTCCGTATGTTCTTATGGCTGGGCAGTGGGAGATGAGTGATGGGTTCTCTCCCTCTTCACAGTGGATGAGTGTGGTTCTAGTGGCGACTTTCCTCGACGGGAGGGCTACATTCGCTATGGCTCCGTGGTGCAGCTGGTGTGCACGGTTACTGGCATAGCACTGCCTCCTATGGTAAGCGGCAtggaagggggtgggatggggaaaatgCCTGTAGTATGGCACTGAGTATAACTTCATGGAGAGACTCATTTTATAAAGAGCTTATTTCATCTCAGATGTGCAGAGTTAAATTCCTGCTAAAAGTTTGTATCAGAAGCATTTATATGGAATGCTCTATTTACCATATAAACTATTGTGGAAGACCATAACTGCATTACTTGCTTGGGGCAGGGCTAGAGCATGACTTGGGAGGAGTAGGGCAGCGTTGTAGGCAGGGCCACCCTAGAGATGCCCCagtgcagcagccattttgagagcagagctTGAATGGGGAGGAATAACTGGGAATTGCTCCTACCCCCAACTACACTTTTAGACCACCTAAGAGTTTGGGAGGCTCTCAGAGATGGACAACTCCTGTTTAGGAGGAGACAAAGCACAAATTTttggcttccaccaaaaacacatgGTCATTTTCAGCCAAAACCAAAAACATGGCTGAAAATTAGAATAACCTTTCAGCTGAAACTGGGCAGGAAAAGGACTTTGGACTGGTTTCAGTGCTAAAACTGTAATTCAGTCAGCCTCTGTTGGCCAGACTGTGTATATTTTGCTGGGATCAGTAATAAATGGAGAGTCAGCTCGGTGACATGTCAGAGTATCTTTCTGCAGGAGTTTTTAGAAAATAACTCTTCTGTACTTTGTCCTCTCAGGTCATCCGTAAGGTGAACAAGCAGTTTGCATTGCTAGGATTGGATGAACCTGTGTCCCAGCTGCATAAATGTGCTTTTCAGCTGCAGGACAGTCCCAGGATGTACCTCTGCCTGTCTAACGAGAAGGTCATTCAGTTCCAGGTAATAGTAAACCTTGGAACTCTTCActgatgaaaaaaacaaaacagaaacatgacagcagataaaggccaaatggaccatccagtctgcccatctgcaacatccactatctcctcctctccctctctgtcccttgttttcttgaattcagtctatttctctaccacctctactggaagccTATTCAACGtgtctaccacactttctgtaaaaaaacgtatttccttagattactcctgagcctatcacctcattctatgtcctctcactctgcagttttctttcaaatgacagagacttgattcatgcgtatgtacagcgctgcgtgcctttcagcgctatagaaataatatttATAACACATAGGtctttaaacatctctatcatatctcctctctcctgcttttcctccaaagtatatcttttttgaaaatgtggattttggtatcatctgcaaagagacaaatcttacccgacagccctttagcaatatcgtttataaaaatgttaaaaagaacagacccttgaggcacaccactggtaacctccctttcctcagagcgatctccactgatcattaccctctgtcgccttccactcaaccagttcctgacccagcctgtcactttgggacccatcccgagggcactcagtttatttattatacgtctgtgtggaactctgtcgaagactttgctaaaatctaaatacaccacatctaacgcACGCccgctatccaattctctggtcacccagtcaaagaaattgatcagatttgtctgacgagACTAactagagaaaacaaaaaaaaactcttgtggagtgacgatgttcctaaatggactttatttgaaagtgtcaaagttgaaaaggtacactgaaatcatctacataaaataaattcatccacataaaagtaaatcatccacataagagtcttaaaggacctagtccgctagggatacaggacccaacacggtccgtgttttgacaaaaagtcttcttcaggggtccctggggtcctataaaggtgggtacgtgggaaacaattgtgtggtgaaccggaagtgagacactgcttgcatttgcacacaattgtttcccacgtactcacctttataggacccccagggacccctgaagaagactttttgtcggaccgtgttgggtcctgtatccctagcggaatAGGTCTTTTAagactcttatgtggatgatttacttttatgtggatgattttagtggacctttggaactttgacactttcaaataaagtccatttaggaacatcgtcactccacagagtttttttttgttttctctggattttcttctttgtggatattttggggtcaattccttttgtttttttgcttgagCCCAGCATTGCACCTCATTCCATGACAGTTACACTCATGTCTTAACAAAATCTTTCTGTCATTTTTCACTATGGTTTTCTTTTCCTCTCGCATGTCTCATCTGTTAATCTGTCTCGCAAACTAACCAGCTACATTTACCTGGGTAATCACAAGCATGCAAACAGCAGGGTCTAAATTCTGATTTAGCTAGATATTCATCACTAGCTGATACATGCAGCTGGATATCTGTGTAAGGATAACTCAGTAGATTGACCTGTTATCACACCTAATTATTTGAGATTTGAATATCCATCATCCATTCTTGCATTAACTGTACAGTGCTGCTGGAAATTGTTCTTTCAGGCATCGCCCTGTCCCAAAGATGCAAACCGCGAGCTCTTGAATGACGGGTCATGCTGGACAATAATTGGGACCGAGTCAGCAGAGTACACATTCAGCGACAGTCTGGCAAAGTCTAGGGACCCCGTCACACCTGTCCCTCTTATTACCAGCCTGGAGGTGAGACGCACACAATTACAGTAGGTGTGAGCTATAATTGTGTCATTTTTTCCCTGTGAATCGTTTCTGTCAATTATCCGCATAGAAATAGAGTAACGCATATAAACCAGCTGGTCATTATTCAGCTGGCAGTGGATTTGGATATCTGGGCAGCTTTCCAGCCAGGCATCCACATAAGACACTTAAGGTATGCAGGATATCAACCAAGATCCCAGCCCCAATTCCAAACCCCCCTCCAAGGGCTCCCACTAGGGGTTGCAGCAGCTATTTTGAAGCCAGGGCTGCGATGGGCAGGAGTAAGCATGGATCGTTTCTGCCTTTTATACCCAGGGACTTGAAGGTAAGCCTGTGGTGCCAACAGGGGGAGTAAGTTCTGTTGTGTGCATGCAGactccaaaaaaaataaaaaagagagagagagagagattggttcCCATGGGTCGCCAATATATAAGAAATTTGGAAATCCTATAAGAAATTCCCCATTGAATTTACAGATTCACTTGTTCAGCTACTACTacaactattaattatttctgaatATAAACTCCTTTGCTGTCGTCTGTGCATGTCTCTGACATCCAAACTGAGCTGCTGTGTTTTGCTTTCCTCGTGGTAGCTGAATGGTGGCGGTGATGTAGCAATGCTGGAGGTAAACGGAGAATGCTTTAACCCCCATCTGAAGGTCTGGTTTGGAGATGTGGAAGCAGAAACGATGTACAGGTAAAGAATGGAAGGGTGAGATTGCAGACTGCACAGCCCAAAGAAAGATTACAAAAGCACCAAAAGCTCCACGAGATTATACCTAAGCTCTTCTACATTAAGAGTTGGGTTGGGGAGGGTGCTTGAGCTGGGGGAGGTTCTGAGCTGACCCCCCAGCTTACCAGACCACAAGGACTGTCTTTTGGGGTCTTGTTGGAGGGGGTGTCCAGGTGGCCCAGATATACAACCTggttgctgaggcaggagggagtaggaatCCCTCCTTTCTCTCTGGGTGCGTCGCTATCGTGGAAGTGGCTGTCGTCGTCAGGGGTGCACGGATGATATTGGAGACCTGCAGTTGTCATCAGAGAGGGTGCAGTGGCTCATCACTGGGAGGGGGTGGCTCGGCTCAtgggttttatttttaatggagcagatattgtgcatgtaacAGGCATAATATCTGTgccttaaaaaaaatgaaaaaaagccaAACCAGGCAGAGCTGTCAGTTACCTGTTGGTTTTTTGGAGTCAGTCAAAGTGATCGCTATTTTTTTGTGCATGGGGAAGCGATGTTAGAGCATTGATCAGTTGGTTAATttgcatggcattttaatattaatgaccttatttgcatggccagatcggagaATGAGCAATCGTATGGAAAACCACACGGTGAGCTGTTTTGTGCCTCGGGTTAGCAAATACGATCAGGCGCTAGACCAgtcaaaccagtttagcgacgatcgttaGATGATCGGAGGCTTTAGTACATCTAGTCCTTGGCGAGTGCTGAGGTTGGATGCCCCTGGTTTACATAGTAACTACTGCTACACAACAATAATTTTGTGGAATAGTGAATGACAAATTTGTGGCTAACATGAGGGTCCCTAGGTGCTAATGAGCACTTAACACAGTTTAA contains:
- the RBPJL gene encoding recombining binding protein suppressor of hairless-like protein, whose product is MHPVDIVDGNATADGFSLSQDTMEQSEAEQEKQIVLFQAWSPHCPQGSLSHFQSSDDCLTIGSSYCFRSSSDQMGPMRDGVSRYLQFPAEQTVLILHAKVAQKSYGNEKRFFCPPPCIYLSGSGWKLKQEQLKARGMEDPGSKVCGYMGLDGMATSHTETQKLSFEEQADCKKFSCAKALYISDADKRKHFQLILKLYFSNGQEIGTFYSKMIKVISKPSQKKQSLKNADLCISSGSKVSLFNRLRSQTVSTRYLSVEGGTFIASARQWASFLLHHVDECGSSGDFPRREGYIRYGSVVQLVCTVTGIALPPMVIRKVNKQFALLGLDEPVSQLHKCAFQLQDSPRMYLCLSNEKVIQFQASPCPKDANRELLNDGSCWTIIGTESAEYTFSDSLAKSRDPVTPVPLITSLELNGGGDVAMLEVNGECFNPHLKVWFGDVEAETMYRNPKSMVCVVPDVSAFGSEWRWLRYPVTVPLSLIRTDGLIYASSFSFTYTPEQSCLASQHLPSGLSQDSDSLLDSIHQEFTRTNFHLFMQN